In Notamacropus eugenii isolate mMacEug1 chromosome 1, mMacEug1.pri_v2, whole genome shotgun sequence, one genomic interval encodes:
- the LOC140526517 gene encoding solute carrier family 52, riboflavin transporter, member 3-like: MALLTHLLVCIFGSGSWIAINGLWVELPQLVARLPEGWNLPSYLTVIIQLANVGPLFITLLHRFQPGCLSEVPVIYAVLTLGTMACVLFAFLWEKISVVAGVPHSIAFMVLTFILALVDCTSSVTFLPFMARLPAKYMNTLFVGESLSGLLPALVALIQGSGPKTCAHVTNGSIPTVPPKITKVSFIPGVMNMTLSPGLSTRTPQPENCHISANFSPLVYFLVLSIMMASCLAAFFGVTRISKRWKLSTEDHLTNQVILGSFNIQEASAVRNSRDSCLSLALPEEKRSPVWSWAQLTFIYITVVFVNSLTNGILPSVHTYSCLPYGSKAYFLSSVIGSTTHPLICLLTMFLPETSLSWLGVITVVGTGFGAYNLAMAVLSPCPLLQGSHWGEAIIVISWVLCGGILTYVKVMTGVHLRKVSQSALLWCGAAIQLGSAFGAILMFPLVNVLHLFKSSNGISQCPS; this comes from the exons ATGGCTCTGCTCACACATCTATTAGTCTGTATCTTTGGCTCTGGCTCCTGGATAGCCATCAATGGGCTATGGGTAGAGTTGCCACAGCTGGTAGCAAGACTACCTGAGGGTTGGAATCTACCCTCCTACCTCACAGTCATCATCCAGCTAGCCAATGTGGGGCCCCTCTTCATTACCCTGCTCCACCGATTCCAGCCTGGCTGCCTCTCTGAGGTCCCAGTCATCTATGCTGTGCTGACCCTGGGCACCATGGCCTGTGTCCTCTTTGCTTTCCTGTGGGAGAAGATATCAGTGGTGGCTGGTGTTCCCCATAGCATAGCTTTCATGGTCCTCACCTTCATCCTGGCCCTGGTGGATTGCACCTCCTCTGTCACTTTCCTGCCTTTCATGGCACGCCTGCCAGCCAAATACATGAACACCCTTTTTGTTGGGGAATCACTGAGTGGTCTCCTCCCTGCTCTGGTGGCTCTGATCCAGGGATCAGGGCCCAAAACTTGTGCCCATGTCACCAACGGCTCtatacccactgtgccacctaaaatCACTAAAGTATCCTTCATCCCTGGGGTAATGAACATGACCCTGAGCCCTGGACTCAGTACTAGAACACCTCAGCCAGAGAATTGTCACATCTCAGCCAATTTCTCCCCCTTGGTCTACTTTCTTGTTTTGTCAATCATGATGGCCAGCTGCCTGGCTGCCTTTTTTGGCGTGACACGGATCTCTAAGCGATGGAAACTCTCTACTGAAGATCATTTAACCAACCAAGTGATTCTGGGATCCTTCAATATCCAAGAAGCCTCAGCTGTCAGGAACAGTAGAGACAGCTGCTTATCACTGGCCCTGCCTGAGGAGAAGAGGTCCCCTGTCTGGTCATGGGCCCAGTTAACCTTCATCTACATCACGGTGGTTTTTGTGAACTCCCTCACCAATGGAATCCTCCCTTCTGTTCACACCTACTCCTGCCTGCCTTATGGTTCTAAGGCTTACTTCCTGTCTTCAGTGATTGGTTCTACAACCCACCCCCTGATTTGTCTCCTGACTATGTTCCTACCTGAAAC GTCTCTCTCATGGCTGGGAGTCATCACAGTGGTGGGCACCGGTTTTGGAGCCTACAACTTGGCCATGGCTGTTCTGAGTCCCTGCCCTCTGCTGCAGGGCTCCCACTGGGGAGAAGCCATCATT GTTATCTCTTGGGTGCTTTGCGGTGGGATCCTGACTTATGTCAAGGTGATGACGGGGGTGCACCTGCGCAAGGTGAGCCAGAGTGCCCTCCTGTGGTGTGGTGCAGCAATACAGCTGGGCTCTGCATTTGGGGCCATACTTATGTTTCCTCTTGTCAACGTGTTGCACCTTTTTAAGTCCTCCAATGGAATCAGCCAGTGTCCCAGCTGA